The following proteins are co-located in the Streptomyces bottropensis ATCC 25435 genome:
- a CDS encoding glycoside hydrolase family 10 protein, translated as MSRRAFWATAAATLVAAGGAAAGTAIAGGSGPRRRAAEGEMRGMWLATVAGRDWPSAPGLTAARQRAELLAHLDTAVARRLNTVMFQVRPTADALWPSPHEPWSQYLTGTQGKDPGWDPLGTAVEEAHARGLELHAWFNPYRIALHADPTRLVASHPARRNPSWVVAYGGRLHYNPGIPAVRAFVRTAMLDAVRKYPVDAVHFDDYFYPYPVAGQVFDDDAAYDRYGGSFPNRAAWRRDSVDRLVRETAAEIKVIRPGTRFGISPFGVWRNAETDERGSDTRAGVQTYDDLHADTRTWVRENWIDYVVPQLYWNIGFAPADYAKLLAWWAETARDSGTRLYIGEALYKAGDPAQPAAWQDPAELSKHLALARDVPEARGHVFFSAREVRTDAIGAMARVVTDHYQRPAKPPR; from the coding sequence ATGTCACGACGGGCGTTCTGGGCGACCGCGGCGGCGACGCTCGTGGCGGCCGGGGGCGCGGCGGCCGGTACCGCCATCGCCGGTGGGTCCGGACCCCGCCGCAGGGCGGCCGAGGGCGAGATGCGCGGGATGTGGCTGGCGACCGTCGCGGGCCGGGACTGGCCCTCCGCGCCCGGCCTGACCGCCGCCCGACAGCGCGCCGAACTCCTCGCCCACCTCGACACCGCCGTGGCCCGCCGCCTCAACACGGTGATGTTCCAGGTCCGCCCCACCGCCGACGCGCTCTGGCCCTCCCCGCACGAGCCCTGGTCGCAGTACCTCACCGGTACCCAGGGGAAGGACCCCGGCTGGGACCCGCTCGGCACGGCGGTCGAGGAGGCCCACGCCCGGGGCCTGGAACTGCACGCCTGGTTCAACCCCTACCGGATCGCCCTCCACGCCGACCCGACCCGTCTCGTCGCCTCGCACCCGGCCCGCCGGAACCCGAGCTGGGTCGTCGCCTACGGCGGCAGGCTGCACTACAACCCCGGCATCCCCGCCGTCCGCGCCTTCGTGCGCACGGCCATGCTCGACGCCGTACGGAAGTACCCCGTCGACGCCGTGCACTTCGACGACTACTTCTACCCGTACCCGGTGGCCGGCCAGGTCTTCGACGACGACGCGGCGTACGACCGGTACGGCGGGAGCTTCCCCAACCGGGCCGCCTGGCGGCGCGACAGCGTCGACCGGCTGGTCCGGGAGACGGCGGCGGAGATCAAGGTCATCCGCCCCGGCACCCGGTTCGGGATCAGCCCCTTCGGGGTGTGGCGCAACGCGGAGACCGACGAGCGGGGGTCGGACACCCGGGCGGGCGTACAGACGTACGACGACCTGCACGCGGACACACGGACCTGGGTCCGGGAGAACTGGATCGACTACGTCGTGCCACAGCTGTACTGGAACATCGGCTTCGCCCCGGCCGACTACGCCAAGCTGCTGGCCTGGTGGGCGGAGACCGCCCGGGACAGCGGGACACGCCTGTACATCGGGGAGGCCCTGTACAAGGCGGGCGACCCCGCGCAGCCCGCGGCCTGGCAGGACCCGGCCGAGCTGTCCAAGCACCTCGCCCTCGCCCGTGACGTCCCGGAGGCACGCGGACACGTCTTCTTCTCGGCCAGGGAGGTCAGGACCGACGCGATCGGCGCGATGGCACGCGTGGTCACCGACCACTACCAGCGGCCGGCGAAGCCACCGCGCTGA
- a CDS encoding DMT family transporter, with protein MRVESSAIAPGSVAVDGSAAPGEPPPGPTAPRPAARTATRSAAPAAPGPLPRTGGTLQAALGVTAFSLTFPATAWGLEGFGPWSLVAVRSVLAAVIAGSCLLALRVRPPARRHWAGLAVVAAGVVLGFPLLTTLALRTSTTAHAAVVVGLLPLTTALFSALRMGTRPSRTFWTAALAGAAAVIAFTVTQSGGALTSADLYLFGALLVCAAGYTEGGRLARVMPGWQVIGWALVLCLPLSVPGALLALAHEPVQLTAHSVAGLVWVAAGSQFLGLVLWYRGMAAIGIPKASQLQLAQPLLTLVWSVLLLGEQLTPAAPLTAAAVLVCIAVTQRSSA; from the coding sequence ATGAGAGTAGAGAGTAGCGCTATCGCCCCGGGTTCAGTAGCGGTCGACGGCAGTGCGGCACCCGGTGAGCCACCGCCGGGACCCACCGCTCCACGACCGGCGGCCCGCACCGCGACCCGGTCGGCCGCCCCCGCCGCGCCCGGCCCCCTCCCCCGCACCGGCGGCACCCTCCAGGCCGCCCTCGGCGTCACCGCCTTCTCCCTCACCTTTCCGGCCACCGCCTGGGGACTGGAGGGCTTCGGCCCCTGGTCCCTCGTGGCCGTGCGCAGCGTCCTCGCCGCCGTCATCGCGGGAAGCTGTCTGCTGGCTCTGCGGGTGCGGCCACCCGCCCGTCGGCACTGGGCGGGGCTCGCGGTCGTGGCCGCCGGTGTCGTGCTGGGTTTCCCGCTGCTGACGACGCTCGCGCTGCGGACCTCCACCACCGCGCACGCCGCCGTGGTGGTCGGCCTGCTCCCGTTGACGACGGCCCTGTTCTCGGCGCTGCGCATGGGGACGCGCCCCTCGCGCACCTTCTGGACCGCCGCCCTCGCCGGGGCCGCCGCCGTCATCGCCTTCACCGTGACACAGAGCGGCGGCGCGCTGACATCCGCCGACCTCTATCTCTTCGGCGCCCTGCTGGTCTGCGCGGCCGGCTACACCGAGGGCGGCCGGCTGGCCCGGGTGATGCCCGGCTGGCAGGTCATCGGCTGGGCCCTGGTGCTGTGTCTGCCGCTGAGCGTGCCGGGCGCCCTGCTGGCCCTGGCCCACGAGCCGGTACAGCTGACCGCGCACAGTGTGGCCGGGCTGGTGTGGGTGGCGGCCGGGTCCCAGTTCCTGGGGCTCGTCCTCTGGTACCGGGGCATGGCGGCGATCGGCATACCGAAGGCCAGCCAGTTGCAGCTCGCGCAGCCGCTGCTCACACTGGTGTGGTCGGTGCTGCTCCTCGGTGAGCAGCTCACCCCGGCCGCGCCCCTGACGGCCGCCGCCGTGCTGGTCTGCATCGCGGTCACCCAGCGTTCCTCCGCCTGA
- a CDS encoding PLP-dependent aminotransferase family protein — protein sequence MQERSSGAELAEQLRRELDRYSPGGKLPSSRALVERFRVSPVTVSRALAHLAAEGLVVTRPGAGAFRAWPRESRAATVGDTSWQEVALSADGSAEPSPRTVDASGVLVSLASPPPGVIEFNSGYLHPSLQPEQAMGAALSRAGRRPGVWARPPVEGVPELREWFARSIGGAITAAEVIVAAGGQSALTTALRALAPPGAPVLVESPTYPGMLAIARAAGLRPVPVPVDADGVRPALLADAFKASGARVFVCQPLFQNPTGAALAVDRRGEVLRIAREAGAFVVEDDFVRRLVHEDAGPLPEPLAADDPDGVVVHVSSLTKATSPSFRVGALAARGPVLERLRAIQVVDTFFVPRPLQEAALELVGSPAWPRHLRAVSRELRNRRDTLTAELRMRLPELALPHIPSGGYHLWLRLPDGTDEPALVAAALRAGVAVTPGRPYFSAEPPAGHLRLSFAGVAGAGEITEGVRRLRTAVNGSTAGL from the coding sequence ATGCAAGAGCGTAGCAGCGGTGCGGAACTGGCGGAACAGCTGCGCAGGGAGCTGGACCGCTACTCACCCGGTGGAAAGCTGCCGTCGAGCCGGGCGCTCGTCGAGCGCTTCCGGGTGAGCCCGGTGACCGTCTCGCGGGCCCTGGCGCACCTGGCCGCCGAGGGGCTCGTGGTGACCCGGCCGGGAGCGGGCGCCTTCCGGGCGTGGCCGCGCGAGAGCCGGGCGGCGACCGTGGGGGACACCTCCTGGCAGGAGGTCGCGCTGAGCGCGGACGGCAGCGCCGAGCCGTCGCCCCGCACGGTGGACGCCTCCGGCGTGCTGGTCTCCCTCGCCTCCCCGCCGCCCGGCGTGATCGAGTTCAACAGCGGCTATCTGCACCCGTCCCTGCAGCCGGAGCAGGCCATGGGCGCCGCCCTGTCGAGGGCCGGACGCAGGCCCGGAGTGTGGGCCCGGCCGCCGGTCGAGGGTGTGCCGGAGCTGCGGGAGTGGTTCGCGCGGAGCATCGGCGGTGCGATCACCGCGGCCGAGGTGATCGTGGCGGCGGGCGGCCAGTCCGCCCTGACCACCGCCCTGCGCGCCCTCGCGCCGCCCGGAGCGCCGGTCCTCGTCGAATCGCCCACCTATCCGGGCATGCTGGCGATCGCGCGGGCGGCCGGACTCAGGCCCGTGCCGGTGCCGGTGGACGCGGACGGGGTCAGACCCGCCCTGCTCGCCGACGCGTTCAAGGCCTCCGGCGCCCGGGTCTTCGTCTGCCAGCCGCTCTTCCAGAACCCCACCGGCGCCGCCCTCGCGGTGGACCGCAGGGGCGAGGTGCTGCGGATCGCCCGGGAGGCGGGGGCCTTCGTCGTGGAGGACGACTTCGTGCGCCGGCTGGTGCACGAGGACGCCGGGCCCCTGCCCGAGCCGCTGGCGGCCGACGACCCCGACGGCGTGGTCGTGCACGTCTCCTCGCTGACGAAGGCCACCTCGCCCAGCTTCCGGGTGGGCGCCCTGGCCGCCCGGGGGCCGGTCCTGGAACGGCTGCGCGCCATCCAGGTCGTCGACACCTTCTTCGTCCCGCGCCCCCTCCAGGAGGCCGCCCTCGAACTCGTCGGCTCACCGGCCTGGCCCCGCCATCTGCGGGCGGTCTCCAGGGAGTTGCGCAACCGCCGGGACACGCTGACCGCCGAGCTGCGGATGCGGCTGCCCGAACTCGCCCTGCCCCACATCCCCTCCGGCGGCTACCACCTGTGGCTGCGCCTGCCCGACGGCACCGACGAGCCCGCCCTGGTCGCCGCGGCCCTCCGCGCGGGCGTCGCCGTCACCCCCGGCCGCCCCTACTTCAGCGCCGAACCCCCGGCCGGACACCTGCGGTTGAGCTTCGCGGGTGTCGCGGGGGCGGGGGAGATCACGGAAGGGGTGCGGCGGCTGAGGACGGCCGTAAACGGATCGACAGCGGGTCTGTGA
- a CDS encoding alpha-L-arabinofuranosidase C-terminal domain-containing protein: MSRSTRTRWRLGLTATAFLVAAGSVTAPAHAEDVTDYAITVDPSARGATIGDTMYGVFFEDINRAADGGLYAELVQNRSFEYSTADNRAYTPLTSWTVDGTAQVVNDAGRLNERNRNYLSLGAGSSVTNAGYNTGVRVEEGERYDFSVWARAEGRTKLTVTLQDADGPLVEADQVTVKGGWAKYKVRLGATRTSSAGRLTVATAGAAALDEVSLFPRDTYKGHKNGLREDLAEKIAALKPGFVRFPGGCLVNTGSMQDYSAASNWERKRAYQWKDTIGPVEERATNSNFWGYNQSYGLGYYEYFQFSEDIGAMPLPVVPALVTGCGQNRATDDEALLQRHIQDTLDLIEFANGPVTSEWGRKRAEMGHPKPFHLTHLGVGNEENLPNEFFARFQKFRAAIEAKYPDITVVSNSGPDDTGTTFDTAWKLNREAGVDLVDEHYYNSPQWFLQNNDRYDSYDRGGPKVFLGEYASQGNAFKNALSEAAFMTGLERNADIVKLASYAPLLANEDYVQWSPDMIWFNNHASWNSANYETQKLFMNNVGDRVVPSTATGTPALSGPITGAVGLSTWATTAAYDDVQVTSADGTTLFTDDFGGDASKWTHTGRGSWSIQDGRYTQTDVAAENTMVSAGDAAWHDYDLKVKATKQAGKEGFLVAFGVKDTGNYYWWNLGGWNNTTSAVEQAVDGGKSLLISKPGTIETGRTYDVEVKVRGRQVTLLLDGKEWGSFTDDKPAEPFRQVVTRDAKTGELIVKVVNAQSTAARTAIDLGGARVRSTAHVTTLTAAPDAVNTETATPVAPVRSTFGGVAEKFSYTFPANSVTFLRIKER, encoded by the coding sequence ATGTCACGCAGCACCCGCACCCGTTGGAGACTCGGCCTCACCGCCACCGCCTTCCTGGTGGCCGCCGGCTCCGTCACGGCGCCCGCGCACGCCGAGGACGTCACCGACTACGCGATCACCGTCGACCCGTCCGCCCGGGGCGCGACGATCGGCGACACGATGTACGGCGTCTTCTTCGAGGACATCAACCGGGCCGCCGACGGTGGTCTCTACGCCGAGCTGGTGCAGAACCGGTCCTTCGAGTACTCGACCGCCGACAACCGCGCCTACACCCCCCTCACCTCCTGGACCGTCGACGGCACGGCCCAGGTCGTGAACGACGCCGGCCGGCTCAACGAGCGCAACCGCAACTACCTCTCCCTGGGCGCCGGTTCGTCCGTCACCAACGCCGGCTACAACACCGGGGTCCGCGTCGAGGAGGGCGAGAGGTACGACTTCTCGGTGTGGGCGCGCGCCGAGGGCCGTACGAAGCTGACCGTCACCCTCCAGGACGCCGACGGCCCTCTCGTCGAGGCCGACCAGGTCACGGTCAAGGGCGGCTGGGCCAAGTACAAGGTCCGTCTCGGCGCGACGCGGACCAGCTCCGCCGGCCGGCTGACCGTCGCCACCGCCGGGGCCGCCGCCCTCGACGAGGTCTCCCTCTTCCCGCGCGACACCTACAAGGGTCACAAGAACGGCCTGCGCGAGGATCTCGCCGAGAAGATCGCCGCACTGAAGCCCGGCTTCGTCCGCTTCCCCGGCGGCTGTCTCGTCAACACGGGCTCCATGCAGGACTACAGCGCGGCCTCGAACTGGGAGCGCAAGCGCGCGTACCAGTGGAAGGACACCATAGGCCCGGTCGAGGAGCGCGCCACCAACTCCAACTTCTGGGGCTACAACCAGAGTTACGGCCTCGGCTACTACGAGTACTTCCAGTTCTCCGAGGACATCGGCGCGATGCCGCTGCCCGTGGTGCCCGCCCTGGTCACCGGCTGCGGCCAGAACCGGGCCACCGACGACGAGGCCCTGCTCCAGCGGCACATCCAGGACACGCTCGACCTCATCGAGTTCGCCAACGGGCCCGTGACCAGCGAGTGGGGCAGGAAGCGGGCGGAGATGGGCCACCCGAAGCCCTTCCACCTCACCCACCTCGGCGTCGGCAACGAGGAGAACCTGCCGAACGAGTTCTTCGCCCGCTTCCAGAAGTTCCGGGCCGCCATCGAGGCGAAGTACCCCGACATCACGGTGGTCTCGAACTCCGGCCCCGACGACACGGGCACCACCTTCGACACCGCGTGGAAGCTGAACCGCGAGGCGGGCGTCGACCTGGTCGACGAGCACTACTACAACAGCCCCCAGTGGTTCCTCCAGAACAACGACCGCTACGACTCCTACGACCGCGGCGGCCCGAAGGTCTTCCTCGGCGAGTACGCCTCCCAGGGCAACGCCTTCAAGAACGCCCTCTCCGAGGCCGCGTTCATGACCGGCCTGGAGCGCAACGCCGACATCGTGAAGCTCGCCTCCTACGCACCGCTCCTCGCCAACGAGGACTACGTGCAGTGGAGCCCCGACATGATCTGGTTCAACAACCACGCGTCCTGGAACTCCGCCAACTACGAGACCCAGAAGCTGTTCATGAACAACGTCGGCGACCGCGTGGTGCCGTCGACGGCCACCGGCACGCCGGCGCTCTCCGGCCCCATCACCGGAGCCGTGGGCCTGTCCACCTGGGCGACGACAGCGGCGTACGACGACGTGCAGGTGACCTCGGCCGACGGCACGACCCTGTTCACCGACGACTTCGGCGGTGACGCCTCGAAGTGGACGCACACCGGCAGGGGCAGCTGGAGCATCCAGGACGGCCGGTACACCCAGACCGACGTGGCCGCCGAGAACACCATGGTCTCGGCCGGGGACGCCGCCTGGCACGACTACGACCTGAAGGTGAAGGCCACCAAGCAGGCGGGCAAGGAGGGCTTCCTCGTCGCCTTCGGCGTCAAGGACACCGGCAACTACTACTGGTGGAACCTCGGCGGCTGGAACAACACCACCAGCGCCGTCGAGCAGGCCGTGGACGGCGGCAAGTCCTTGCTGATCTCCAAGCCGGGCACGATCGAGACGGGTCGTACGTACGACGTCGAGGTCAAGGTGCGCGGACGGCAGGTGACCCTGCTGCTCGACGGCAAGGAGTGGGGCAGCTTCACCGACGACAAGCCGGCGGAGCCGTTCCGGCAGGTGGTGACCCGTGACGCGAAGACCGGCGAACTGATCGTCAAGGTCGTCAACGCACAGTCGACGGCGGCGCGTACGGCCATCGACCTCGGGGGTGCGCGGGTGCGCTCCACCGCTCACGTGACCACGCTGACGGCCGCGCCGGACGCGGTGAACACGGAGACGGCCACCCCGGTCGCGCCGGTGAGGTCCACGTTCGGCGGGGTGGCCGAGAAGTTCAGCTACACGTTTCCGGCGAACTCCGTGACCTTCCTGCGGATCAAGGAGCGGTGA
- a CDS encoding DUF5997 family protein: MTSHQTTQTMKPATAAKKLGVYLQATPAEFQEGVITRTELTALQTNPPAWLEELRRNGPHPRPVVAERLGVSIAGLARGGVTEALTTEQIDALRQDSPEWLKKERATQAEVRKEGARLKKRDAERAAQSDDRRS; encoded by the coding sequence ATGACGTCGCACCAGACCACCCAGACCATGAAGCCCGCCACGGCGGCGAAGAAGCTGGGTGTGTACCTCCAGGCCACGCCCGCCGAGTTCCAGGAGGGCGTCATCACTCGCACCGAGCTGACCGCGCTCCAGACGAACCCGCCCGCCTGGCTGGAGGAACTGCGCCGCAACGGCCCGCACCCCCGCCCCGTGGTCGCCGAGCGGCTGGGCGTCTCCATCGCGGGGCTCGCCCGCGGCGGAGTCACCGAGGCCCTCACCACCGAGCAGATCGACGCCCTGCGGCAGGACAGCCCCGAGTGGCTCAAGAAGGAGCGCGCCACTCAGGCCGAGGTCCGCAAGGAAGGCGCCCGTCTCAAGAAGCGCGACGCGGAGCGGGCGGCCCAGTCGGACGACCGTCGTTCCTGA
- a CDS encoding DUF6314 family protein, producing the protein MGDFLPVRDALAYLAGSWRVLRSVRDLTSGAEGEFTGRTVFSPLNDGGLLHRETGTFVWQGAPRPAERTLRFLPGPVPGTADVRFADGRPFHDLDLTSGRWRTDHPCAADLYRGAFEVHDEDRWRTVWRVGGPAKQQLLVTDLTRERTP; encoded by the coding sequence ATGGGCGATTTCCTGCCAGTTCGCGATGCCCTGGCGTATCTCGCCGGAAGCTGGCGGGTCCTGCGATCCGTGCGGGACCTGACGAGCGGGGCGGAAGGGGAGTTCACCGGCAGGACCGTTTTCAGCCCGCTGAACGACGGGGGACTGCTCCACCGCGAGACCGGAACTTTCGTGTGGCAGGGCGCGCCCCGTCCCGCCGAGCGCACGCTGCGCTTCCTGCCGGGCCCCGTCCCCGGCACGGCGGACGTCCGCTTCGCCGACGGCCGCCCCTTCCACGACCTGGACCTGACCTCCGGCCGGTGGCGCACGGACCACCCGTGCGCCGCCGATCTCTACCGGGGCGCGTTCGAGGTCCACGACGAGGACCGCTGGCGGACCGTCTGGCGGGTCGGCGGCCCCGCGAAGCAGCAGCTCCTGGTCACCGACCTCACCCGCGAACGCACACCGTGA
- a CDS encoding LysR substrate-binding domain-containing protein, whose translation MTGSEASPSFRLAYVPGVTPTKWVRIWNERLPDVPLTLLQVSPAEAFGLLRDGGADAGFVRLPVDRDDLSAIPLYAETTVVVVPQDHVVAAVDEVSTADLADEVVLHPLDDTLGWERPPGEPAFERPATTADAIELVAAGIGLLVVPQSLARLHHRKDLTYRPVTDAPESRVALSWPQDATTDLVEDFIGIVRGRTVNSSRGRAKPPEEKPQQKPKRTGTGTGTGKPTARNPRGGASGGRGAKSGGRPGKPRRRS comes from the coding sequence GTGACAGGCTCGGAAGCATCCCCTTCGTTCCGGCTCGCGTACGTCCCGGGAGTGACGCCCACCAAGTGGGTGCGGATCTGGAACGAGCGGTTGCCCGACGTCCCCCTGACCCTCCTCCAGGTGTCCCCCGCCGAGGCGTTCGGCCTGCTGCGGGACGGCGGCGCGGACGCCGGGTTCGTACGGCTGCCGGTGGACCGTGACGACCTCAGCGCGATCCCTCTCTACGCCGAGACCACCGTCGTCGTGGTCCCCCAGGACCACGTCGTCGCGGCGGTCGACGAGGTGAGCACCGCCGACCTGGCGGACGAGGTCGTGCTGCACCCCCTCGACGACACGCTCGGCTGGGAGCGGCCGCCGGGAGAGCCGGCGTTCGAGCGTCCCGCCACCACGGCGGACGCGATCGAGCTGGTGGCGGCCGGGATCGGGCTGCTCGTCGTCCCCCAGTCGCTGGCCCGGCTCCACCACCGCAAGGACCTCACCTACCGCCCGGTGACGGACGCCCCCGAGTCCCGCGTCGCCCTGTCCTGGCCGCAGGACGCGACGACCGACCTGGTCGAGGACTTCATCGGCATCGTCCGGGGCCGCACGGTCAACAGCTCTCGGGGCCGCGCGAAGCCCCCGGAGGAGAAGCCGCAGCAGAAGCCCAAGCGCACCGGAACCGGCACCGGGACGGGCAAGCCGACCGCCCGCAACCCCCGGGGCGGCGCGTCCGGCGGCAGAGGCGCCAAGAGCGGCGGCCGGCCCGGAAAGCCCCGCCGCCGCTCGTAG
- a CDS encoding GNAT family N-acetyltransferase, producing MSDEPALPEGYEMSDDPDRIDVGRVHRWLSTDAYWALGRSREKQQSAVRGSLNFGVYDTGSGEQVAYARVVTDRATFAWLCDVYVDPAVRGKGLGTAMVAAVRDHLLPYGLRRVLLATHDAHGVYAKLGFEPLARPDRWMALVLE from the coding sequence ATGAGTGACGAGCCGGCCCTCCCCGAGGGCTATGAGATGTCCGACGACCCCGACCGTATCGACGTCGGACGGGTCCACCGGTGGCTGTCCACCGACGCGTACTGGGCCCTCGGCCGCTCCCGCGAGAAGCAGCAGAGCGCGGTCCGGGGATCGCTCAACTTCGGGGTGTACGACACGGGTTCGGGGGAGCAGGTCGCGTACGCGCGGGTGGTGACCGACCGCGCCACCTTCGCGTGGCTCTGCGATGTGTACGTCGACCCCGCGGTGCGCGGGAAGGGGCTGGGCACCGCTATGGTCGCGGCCGTGCGCGACCACCTGCTGCCGTACGGACTGCGGCGCGTCCTGCTCGCCACGCACGACGCGCACGGTGTCTACGCGAAGCTCGGGTTCGAGCCGCTCGCCCGGCCCGACCGGTGGATGGCGCTGGTGCTCGAGTGA
- a CDS encoding NUDIX domain-containing protein encodes MQWTKQSEQTVYSNRWFSVNLADVALPDGRRLDHFLIRLRPVAVATVINEANEVLLLWRHRFITDSWGWELAAGVVEDGEAVAEAAARELEEETGWRPGPLRHLMSVEPSNGLTDARHHIYWADEGAYVGHPVDDFESDRREWVPLKLVPDMVARGEVPAANMAAALLLLHHLRLGQDARS; translated from the coding sequence ATGCAGTGGACGAAACAGAGCGAACAAACTGTGTACTCGAACCGCTGGTTCAGCGTCAATCTCGCGGATGTCGCGTTGCCGGACGGGCGGCGCCTGGACCACTTCCTGATACGGCTGCGGCCCGTGGCCGTGGCCACCGTGATCAACGAGGCCAACGAGGTGCTGCTGCTGTGGCGGCACCGCTTCATCACCGACAGCTGGGGGTGGGAACTCGCGGCGGGCGTCGTCGAGGACGGCGAGGCCGTGGCCGAGGCCGCCGCCCGTGAACTGGAGGAGGAGACCGGATGGCGGCCGGGACCCCTGCGCCACCTGATGAGCGTCGAGCCCTCCAACGGGCTCACCGACGCGCGGCACCACATCTACTGGGCCGACGAGGGCGCGTACGTCGGTCATCCGGTGGACGACTTCGAGTCGGACCGCAGGGAATGGGTTCCCCTCAAGCTCGTTCCCGACATGGTCGCCCGCGGCGAGGTTCCGGCCGCCAACATGGCGGCCGCCCTGCTCCTGCTGCACCACCTGCGTCTCGGGCAGGACGCCAGGTCCTAG
- a CDS encoding DUF1918 domain-containing protein codes for MQATVGDTLLVHGRTVGHHDRTAEVLEVLGHDGNPPYRVRFEDDGHEALMSPGPDTVVRHPGDPR; via the coding sequence ATGCAGGCAACTGTAGGCGACACCCTGCTGGTGCACGGCAGGACCGTCGGGCACCACGACCGGACCGCCGAGGTCCTGGAGGTGCTCGGCCATGACGGGAACCCGCCCTACCGGGTCCGGTTCGAGGACGACGGGCACGAGGCACTGATGTCCCCGGGCCCGGACACGGTCGTCCGGCACCCCGGGGACCCGAGGTAG
- a CDS encoding histidine phosphatase family protein, protein MPLRVTFVAAARCSSLLAERFEDDRPLDQAGWDEVQRAAHELVPLAAAELRYCSPTPRSRATGDALGYAPLAQPALRDCDMGRWRGFTLGEAMAREPSAVDAWLTDPRSTPHGGESLITFISRIGGWLETRPADDGCRIVAVAEPSVLRAALVYALKAPPSSYWNMDIGPLATLTVAGHAGRWNLRLGAAR, encoded by the coding sequence ATGCCACTTCGGGTCACGTTCGTCGCCGCCGCGCGCTGCTCCTCGCTGCTCGCGGAACGTTTCGAGGACGACCGGCCGCTGGACCAGGCCGGCTGGGACGAAGTGCAGCGCGCCGCCCATGAGCTGGTGCCCCTGGCGGCGGCCGAGCTGCGCTACTGCTCACCCACACCCCGCAGCCGGGCCACCGGGGACGCCCTCGGCTACGCCCCGCTGGCCCAGCCCGCGCTGCGCGACTGCGACATGGGCCGCTGGCGCGGATTCACGCTCGGCGAGGCCATGGCGCGGGAGCCCTCGGCCGTGGACGCCTGGCTCACCGACCCGCGTTCCACGCCGCACGGCGGGGAGTCGCTGATCACCTTCATCTCCCGTATCGGCGGCTGGCTCGAAACCCGGCCCGCCGATGACGGCTGCCGTATCGTCGCGGTGGCCGAGCCGTCCGTGCTGCGCGCCGCCCTCGTCTACGCGCTCAAGGCCCCGCCCTCGTCGTACTGGAACATGGACATCGGTCCCCTGGCGACGCTCACGGTCGCGGGCCACGCGGGCCGCTGGAACCTGCGTCTGGGCGCCGCGCGGTAG
- a CDS encoding 3-hydroxybutyryl-CoA dehydrogenase, translating to MTDFPTADLARVGVVGCGQMGAGIAEVCARAGLDVKVAETSGEALEIGRTRLFNSLSKAAERGKITEADRDGTQARLSFTTDLGEFADRDLVIEAVVENEQVKTEIFQVLDQVVTRPDAILASNTSSIPLVKLAVATSRPDHVIGIHFFNPAPVQKLVELIPALTTSEGTLSRAQLFAEKVLGKHAVRAQDRSGFVVNALLVPYLLSAIRMFESGIAGREDIDNGMELGCAHPMGPLRLSDLIGLDTIVSIANSMYEEYKEPLYAAPPLLQRMVDAGRLGRKSGSGFYSYA from the coding sequence GTGACGGACTTCCCGACGGCAGATCTCGCACGAGTCGGAGTCGTGGGCTGCGGCCAGATGGGAGCGGGCATCGCCGAGGTGTGCGCCCGCGCCGGACTGGACGTGAAGGTCGCCGAGACCAGCGGCGAGGCCCTGGAGATCGGTCGTACCCGGCTGTTCAACTCCCTGTCCAAGGCGGCCGAGCGCGGCAAGATCACCGAGGCGGACCGGGACGGGACGCAGGCGCGCCTCAGCTTCACCACCGATCTCGGCGAGTTCGCCGACCGTGACCTCGTCATCGAGGCGGTCGTGGAGAACGAGCAGGTGAAGACGGAGATCTTCCAGGTGCTCGACCAGGTGGTGACCCGCCCGGACGCGATCCTCGCCTCCAACACCTCCTCCATCCCGCTGGTGAAGCTCGCGGTCGCCACCTCGCGGCCCGACCACGTCATCGGTATCCACTTCTTCAACCCGGCCCCCGTGCAGAAGCTCGTCGAGCTGATCCCGGCGCTCACCACCTCCGAGGGCACCCTCAGCCGGGCGCAGCTGTTCGCCGAGAAGGTGCTCGGCAAGCACGCCGTGCGCGCCCAGGACCGCTCGGGCTTCGTCGTCAACGCGCTGCTCGTGCCGTATCTGCTCTCCGCGATCCGGATGTTCGAGTCGGGGATCGCGGGCCGTGAGGACATCGACAACGGCATGGAGCTGGGCTGCGCCCACCCGATGGGGCCGCTGCGGCTCTCCGACCTGATCGGTCTGGACACCATCGTCTCGATCGCCAACTCGATGTACGAGGAGTACAAGGAGCCGCTGTACGCCGCTCCCCCGCTGCTCCAGCGCATGGTGGACGCGGGCAGGCTCGGCCGGAAGTCGGGGTCGGGCTTCTACTCGTACGCCTGA